The Thermomicrobiales bacterium DNA window CACCGGTGTTTCCGCCGGAGTGTGGGTGCGGACATTGGTGAGCAGGTTGTCGATCACCTGCCGCAAGCGGTTGCGGTCGCCAATGACGGTTGGATCGCCCGACTGCTGATAGCTGACCGGGCGCGTTGGATCGACCACTTCGAAGTCGGTGACGGCCTCGGTGACCACTTCGCCGATGTCGACCGGGGCCATTTCCAACCCGCGCTGTTGGTCCATCCGTGCCAGCAAGAGCAAGTCGTCCACCAGGCGGCCCATGCGGCGCGACTCCGCTTCGATACGGCCCATCGCCATATCCACCGATTCCGGCGTCTTCAACGCGCCCTGGCGATAGAGCTCGGCATAACCCCGCAGGGAGGTGAGCGGGGTGCGCAACTCGTGCGCGGCATCGGCCACGAAGCGGCGCAGGCGGTTTTCGTTGTCTTCCCGCGCCAGAGCGGCCTGCTCCACCTGACCCAGCATCTCGTTGAGCGCGCTGCCAAGACGTCCGAGCTCAGTATGCGGATCGCCTTCCGGCACACGCTGCGTCAGGTCACCAGCGGCGATTTTCTCGGCGGTGCCGATCATCTGATCGACCGGTTCGAACCCGCGCCGCATGACGAGCCACGAAGCGACAGCCGCCGCCGCGACGGCAAGCGAACCGGCGACGAGAATGGTGCGGATCAGCCGATCGATCGAGTTTTCGACCTCTTTCAACGAGCGAGCGGTAAAGAGATAGTCACCGTTGTCGCGCATGGAAACGAGCAGGCGGTAGTCGAACGTTCCATCTTCCGAGGGAACGGTCTGAATCCGGTTGAGCATCGCGGTGAGCTCGGCGCTGGGCACTTCCGGCAGAAGCGGCGGAGAATCCGGATCGTCGGTATAGCCGCTCGGCTCACTCCAGATCACCGTGCCATCCGGCGCAAACGAGAATGAGGCCACGCTCCGCTCGAAAACCTCGCGGGTGCTGTCATCATCGCTGTCATCGATGACGGTTGCGGCGTTCGGCACCGGGGTGGCTTTGGTCCATTCGGCCGGTTTCCAGGGCGGGGGTCCCCCATGACCCTCGAGCGTGTACGGGGTGCCGTACGCATTCGCTGGGTACCTGCTGTGGTCACCGGGTTTCGGACCCTTCTTCTGGGCATTGGCGATGATGTCGTCATCCACATCCTGCACCAGCGCGGCGCGGGTGTCCCGCACGAGCACATAGCCAAGTGAGGCTATGGTGATCAGCAGCACACCCGCGATCGCCAGGGTCAGTCTGGTTTGGATTCTCACCACACACCTCCCCAGGTGTCGATGATCTGGGCTCCCGGCGCGCGGCGCCGGAACGTGGCCGCGTTCCTAACGCATGCCGGCCGGGGCGCTGTCCGGAACCCGGATCGAGTATCCAAAACCCCGCACGGTTCGGATCAACTGGGCATCGCGATCGTGCAGCTTGCGCCGCAGGTAGGAGACATAGGTTTCGACCGACGCCGGATCGCCCGCGAAATCGTAATCCCACACATGATCGATGATCTGCGTTTTCGAGACCACTCGTTCCCGGTTGAGCATGAGATACCGCAGGAGACGAAACTCGGTCGGAGAGAGATTGATCTCTTCATTGCCGCGCCAGACGCGGAACGAATCTTCATCGAGCACGACATCGCCCACTTGCAAGCGGGAGAGCTCCACTTCGGGAGCGCTCGTGCGCCGGAGCACCGCGCCGATACGCAGCAGCAACTCTTCGAGACTAAAGGGCTTGGTGAGGTAGTCGTCGCCGCCGCGCGAGAACCCGGCCCGCAGATCGGACGCATCGTCGCGCGCGGTCAGGAAGATGACGGGGGTGAGATCGCCGCCGCTGCGAATCTTGCGGCAGACCTCGAAACCATCGAGATCCGGCAGATTGACATCGAGGACGATGAGATCGGGCGAGCTGGATACCGCGCGCAGGGCCTCCAGTCCGCTGGCCGCGCTTTCGACCTGGTATCCGGTAAACCGCAGCGCGGTCGTGAGCAGTTCGCGAATCGGCTCTTCGTCATCGACGATCAGGATTCGCTTGCCGGTCATTTGGTCTGGGGTCATTGTCTGCATTTGGGAGTTCTTTCACGAAGGGACTGGCATGTGCCGGTCTGGCGATCAGGCTGCGGGAAGACTGGATTCGGGAACCGAGGTTGGTACCGGCGTGCCGCCGATGGAGCCAAAGCTCGGCATCTCTACCGGAGTGATCGGAATGCGGGTTGGCGCTGTTTGCCAGGGAAGCTGATCCGTCTGGCTCAACCCGTAAAGCCCGAACCCACCGATAACAACGAACGGAACAAGGATAACGATCGCAATCGCGGCGATGACCCACTTCCGGTTGTTCTGCTTCATCGTCATCTCTCCCGCGCGGCAGGCTGCCCACGCCCATTCGAGGGCGCGGACAGCCGTGTGGTCATGCTAGGCAGCCGAGTTTACCGCCACGAGGTCGATCTCCAGCTGGATGATGTCCTCGATGGAGAGCACCGAGCCAACGATCGGCTTCTCGATGTCGAAATCGGCCATGTCGAATTCGGTATTCGCCGAGCCCGTGAGGGTGTCGCCAGTGCGGGTGGCGGTCGTCTCCCAGGCAACCGTCTTGGTGACACCGTGGAGTGTGAAGTTGCCCACGAGGGTAAACGTGGTCTCCTCGCCATCGGCCGGCATGGTGAAGTCCTGAATCTCTGTCACCACGAACTCAGCCAGTGGGTACTGGTCGCTCTGCAGGGTGTTGCCGCGCAGGAAGTTGTCACGCCGGGACGAATCGCTCTCGAAGGTGCGGACGTCGACATAGATAGTCGAGCAGGGAATCGGGTTGCCGTCCGCGTCGAACAGGAACGCTCCCTGGATGGTGTTGGTGGATCCAACGGCGGTGTTCGCGCCCACGTTGGCCAGTTCCTCTTCGGCGATATAGCGGGCTTCGGACTGGGCGGGGTCGACCACATAGATCGAAGCGGCGCCGAGCGCGGCAGGGTCGGTCTCGATAGCCGAGCAGTCGATGGTCGCCGGCTCGGTGTCCAGCACACCATAGGCGGTCGGGGTCTGCGCGGCAGCGGCGCCCGGGAGCAAGGTGACCGCAGCGCCAGCAAGCGCGAGGCCGGTCATGGTGAGGCCGGGAGCCCGGCGAGCGAGAAGATCGAGATTCATCCGTACACTACCTCCATAGTGCCTTCAGCAGGTGGGCGCCGACTCACCGTGAGCGCGCAACAAACCCAGTCTGCCAATCGCTTCATGCAATGTGACGCTAGATTGCGTCGTCCGTAGCAACCGCGGTTGCGGTCGCAAGCACACCGGTCACCGTGCCAGTTGCATCGGCTTCGGTGGCGGGAACCGCCAGATAGGTGCGGCTCACCCATCCTTGCGTGCCGTCGAAATCGACCTGGTACCAGTCCATGTCATCGGCGGTCTCCGGTCCGCTCACCACGCTGCCTTCGGTCGAGCCGTCCAGGATCATGACGACCTCGGACGAGCTGCCGGCGGCGCTTCGCAGGTTGAGCGCTTCGGTATTGACGATGACCGTCGATCCAGCGGTCAATGACCCGCCCGTGGCGGCATCGACCAGATATTCAGCCGCGACCCATCCGGTGTCGTCGTCGTACTCGACCTGATACCAGGAGTAGTCGCCACCGGTGACCGGGCCGTCCACAACGGTGGCCCAGGTGCCGTTTTGCAAGGTGGTGACGATTTCAGCGTCGATCGAGGCATCCGCGCGCATGTTCAGCGCATCCGCGTTCACAACCACCGCTTGCCCAACGGTGAAGGCAGCGGTGGCGGATGCCTGTGCGGCAACGCGGACCAGACCGGTCTCCGGCGACACCACTCCGACTCCGCCGAGCGCGATGGCCAATGCGGTTGCAACAACAGAGACGCCCTTGATCAATGTGTGGGAGTTCATGGCCGTCCTCCGTTCCTTTCATCCTCTTCCGAGGCGGCTCGGCCCCGGGGAGGGTCGCGACCGAGCCGCATGTTCCCTGTTCGTTCGATCGTGACTTCGATCGATCTGGGACTATCCTAGGACTCGTCTCTGTGGGTGTTCTGCAGCTTTCCTGAGAATACGCTTGGAGTCAATCCTGGTGCGCCGTTTCCCATTTCCCATTTCCCATTTCCCATTTCCCATTTCCCATTTCCCAGGGATTGTGTCTTTCCAGCCAAACAGGTACGGTGATGCATGGAT harbors:
- a CDS encoding YceI family protein, which gives rise to MNLDLLARRAPGLTMTGLALAGAAVTLLPGAAAAQTPTAYGVLDTEPATIDCSAIETDPAALGAASIYVVDPAQSEARYIAEEELANVGANTAVGSTNTIQGAFLFDADGNPIPCSTIYVDVRTFESDSSRRDNFLRGNTLQSDQYPLAEFVVTEIQDFTMPADGEETTFTLVGNFTLHGVTKTVAWETTATRTGDTLTGSANTEFDMADFDIEKPIVGSVLSIEDIIQLEIDLVAVNSAA
- a CDS encoding SH3 domain-containing protein; its protein translation is MNSHTLIKGVSVVATALAIALGGVGVVSPETGLVRVAAQASATAAFTVGQAVVVNADALNMRADASIDAEIVTTLQNGTWATVVDGPVTGGDYSWYQVEYDDDTGWVAAEYLVDAATGGSLTAGSTVIVNTEALNLRSAAGSSSEVVMILDGSTEGSVVSGPETADDMDWYQVDFDGTQGWVSRTYLAVPATEADATGTVTGVLATATAVATDDAI
- a CDS encoding response regulator transcription factor, which translates into the protein MQTMTPDQMTGKRILIVDDEEPIRELLTTALRFTGYQVESAASGLEALRAVSSSPDLIVLDVNLPDLDGFEVCRKIRSGGDLTPVIFLTARDDASDLRAGFSRGGDDYLTKPFSLEELLLRIGAVLRRTSAPEVELSRLQVGDVVLDEDSFRVWRGNEEINLSPTEFRLLRYLMLNRERVVSKTQIIDHVWDYDFAGDPASVETYVSYLRRKLHDRDAQLIRTVRGFGYSIRVPDSAPAGMR
- a CDS encoding HAMP domain-containing sensor histidine kinase → MVRIQTRLTLAIAGVLLITIASLGYVLVRDTRAALVQDVDDDIIANAQKKGPKPGDHSRYPANAYGTPYTLEGHGGPPPWKPAEWTKATPVPNAATVIDDSDDDSTREVFERSVASFSFAPDGTVIWSEPSGYTDDPDSPPLLPEVPSAELTAMLNRIQTVPSEDGTFDYRLLVSMRDNGDYLFTARSLKEVENSIDRLIRTILVAGSLAVAAAAVASWLVMRRGFEPVDQMIGTAEKIAAGDLTQRVPEGDPHTELGRLGSALNEMLGQVEQAALAREDNENRLRRFVADAAHELRTPLTSLRGYAELYRQGALKTPESVDMAMGRIEAESRRMGRLVDDLLLLARMDQQRGLEMAPVDIGEVVTEAVTDFEVVDPTRPVSYQQSGDPTVIGDRNRLRQVIDNLLTNVRTHTPAETPVHVVVAPEPGFVDISVEDEGPGIPREDQERVFERFWRADPGRVRSRGGTGLGLAIVASLVQAHGGSVAVESEVGRGTKFTVRLPIAPAAMDAD